Below is a genomic region from Acomys russatus chromosome 3, mAcoRus1.1, whole genome shotgun sequence.
tagaacccagggccaAGAGCCTAGGGGTGGTATCACCCATAGTGACCTGGGGCTTTCCAACATCAATAAGTCTATCACGAAAAATACATGGCAGGCTtgatggagccattttctcagttgaggttcccacTTCCCATATGACTCTATCTTGTGTTAGTTGACAAAAAAGCTAGCCAGCACGCACAGCATCCTTTGGTGTCTTATAGAGTGGTTCACTGTACTACCTACTTCTCTGACAGATGGAAGCTGTTTATCTGAAGGGGAAACTGAGACGATGTTAGGACGTTGCATTTTCCCTTCATCTATGATCCATCACCTTGTGTGAGTCCGATGTGGCTATACAGATGAGGAAAGCCAAGGAGGGAGCCTCACAGAAACCTAAACACAAGAGTGAGCTGAAACCTCGGTGTCTCCTTAGTAGAGGAGAGGTGCCTCAGATCTCACTCTTGCTCCTTTGGCCTCCTACCATTCTCCTCAAGGCCATCTTCACCTCCTGGTTCCTCAGAGTGTAGATGAGGGGGTTGAGGAAAGGCGTGATGGCTGTGGGGAAGAGAGCAGCCGCCCCATCCAGGATGCTGTGGCTATCAGGTCTCAGGTAGATGAAGGCACAGGGCACATAGTACACGGTAACCATGGTGACGTGGGCTCCACACGTTGAGAAGGCCCTCTGCCGCCCGTCAGCCGTGCGGATTCTCAGGATGGCCCGGACGATGCAGATGTATGAGAGAAGGATCAGGGAGAAGCAGCTGGCAACCACCACTCCAATGTCCACAAAGGTCACCAGCTCATTGGCTGTGGTGTCAGCACAGGCCAGTTTCAACACTGCGGGGATGTCACAGAAGAAGTAATCTACTTGGTTGGGACCACAGTAGGGTAAGCGGAAGGTTAGAATGGCCTGGATTGCTCCGTGGATTGCTCCAGCCACCCAAGCCCCAGCCACCAGCAAGGTACTCAGCTTAGCAGACATGAGAACTGGGTAACGCAGGGGCTGACATATTGCCAGGTACCTGTCATAGGCCATCGTGGTGTAGAGGAAACACTGGGAGCTTCCCAGAAAGTGATAGAAATAAAGTTGAGTCACACAGCCCCCAAATGAGATGGGTTTAATGCCTGGAGTGAAGTTCATCATGAGGCGGGGGACAATGATGGTTGAGATGCCCATGTCGATGATGGAGAGAGCACCGAGGAAGATGTACATGGGGCGAGCATGGAGCTGCGTGTCTGCACAGACCGTGATGAGGATGAGCAGGTTCCCCAGCTGAGTCAGGATGTAGATCAGCAGAAAGAACACAAACAGGAATGTCCTCAGCCTGGGAGGGTGGGGGACGCCCGTGAGGATGAACTCAGTCAAGAGTGTGTAGTTGACTCTTTCCATCTTTGTGAGACCTAGAGGTCAGACAGGCAGGGGTTAGCAGAGATGATGTGGAAGGGATGGGGACTGAAGAGGGAGACCGTGGAAGCATGGTGGTGATGGGGAAGTTCTTTGGAGCTGTGACCAACATGGATTGCCTGTGTTCTGTGGCAGGAACATTGCAACTGGAAGCTCGTGAGTATaggtatttctctctctctctctcttctttgtgtctaccttttttttttttaacttgttcgCTTTCAATGAACAAGTAGTTGCagtgaatttttattaaaaaatatgtgaaaacattttaaagccagGAGTGATAGTTCTTGTATGCTTTCCTTTCCAGCACTTGAATGGTAGAGGAAAGCAGATTAGAAATTCatggtcagggctggagagatggctcagaggttaagaacactgtctgctcttccagaggacgtgagttcaattcccagccaccatgtggtggctcacaaccatctagaatgaaacctggtgccctcctctggcctacaggtgtacactatatgcataataaataaataaatcttattaaaaaaaagaaattcatggtCATACATACTTGTATGTAGTGAGTTTGGGCCAGGCTGAGTTCTctgacaaaagaaaggaaaaccaaccaactaacacAGGGAAACTGAGAGCTGAATTTCGGAAAGGGACACATTTCTTTTCCAGATGTGATTTACagattctgccccccccccccattcacttTCCAAACTCTGGAGCCAAGCTGGCTCTCTGCTTCCATTTGAGTTCTGTAGTACATCCTAGACCAGGCCTTCAGCATTGATGTCTAAGTGTGGTTGGGTGACAGTTCTGGTCTGGGTGTCACCGGTGGTCTAGCTTTTTGGGACTCATGAGTCATAGTGTTACATGTACTTATAAGGCTTAGAGGCTTAGAAGCCTTACTCAATCATGTACTCCCCTACAGAAGACTCTAGGAAATCACTTGGCACCATTCAAGTACCCAAGAGGATA
It encodes:
- the LOC127187227 gene encoding olfactory receptor 10G3; this encodes MERVNYTLLTEFILTGVPHPPRLRTFLFVFFLLIYILTQLGNLLILITVCADTQLHARPMYIFLGALSIIDMGISTIIVPRLMMNFTPGIKPISFGGCVTQLYFYHFLGSSQCFLYTTMAYDRYLAICQPLRYPVLMSAKLSTLLVAGAWVAGAIHGAIQAILTFRLPYCGPNQVDYFFCDIPAVLKLACADTTANELVTFVDIGVVVASCFSLILLSYICIVRAILRIRTADGRQRAFSTCGAHVTMVTVYYVPCAFIYLRPDSHSILDGAAALFPTAITPFLNPLIYTLRNQEVKMALRRMVGGQRSKSEI